TCACGTTGGGTATAAAATTATCAACACATCCCACCTCCATCACCTCAGTGAGGTACAGTGTCAGTGTCAAACAGGCGGTGAGATAGATGGTGAATAAATGTGAGTGAAATTATCATACTGCCTTTAACTAACACAAAAACAGTCCATTTGTTTCACCATGACTTACGTCACTCTGCAGCTTGTAAGCCTGCTTGGCATGCTTAACGTTGAGCTGTTCAGGGTCACAGGTGTAGTCATGGAGTTTGTGGCGGTAGGAGAGGTCACTAGCTTGAGCCTGACTCTTTTTGGCCTGCAGAAACTCAGGCTGGTCAGCGTGGATCTTGTACTGGCAACGCTCCTCCTTAGACTGCCGTTTGTACTCCAAGTTGCTCTGAAGTTTGGTGGCTGCCAGAGAGTGCACCATCTTGGGGTCGTCCTCCACACAGCGCAGCCCCACCTGGTGGCCCTTCTCTTTCAGATGGGAGTCTTTGTAACGCAACTGTTGCAGGAAGGAAgacagtttttttaaattaagatcTGGGGGATCAAACTGAACTTCACGTGTCTTCTGTATGTCAGAACACAGGAGCGCAAAAAAACAATCTCcagtaaataataattttctttcaATAATTGGGGGTGGAAATATTCAATTATTGAGAATCACTTTCTATAGACGTTAAGCATGAAGTTCAACATTAACAGGTCGAATCTTGTGGTGAACTGGACTCACATCACTGGCGATTTCTCTGGAGGCCTTGGCAGTTTGGAAAGGAATGGCATCCAGCCTTAAGTCATAGCCAGATGTTTTCACCTGCTCCCCAGACGCCTTGTAAACTTTCTTCATGGGACAAGAACACAGGGAATTTCACATTGAGATGTTGGCATGTTATTacattagtattttttttttttttacttgctgaAAATTTGGAGAAGTATCCAAGCGTATTACATCGCTAATCTGGAGGGCATTCATCTTGGCTCTCACAAAGTCGGGGTCATCATGGTGTAAAGTGTACTTGTGCATGTCGTCATTCTTCCCAGATTTGTACAGCCTCTGGAgtggacagaagaaaaagaaataaaaaggataaaatcGGGTTTGTACAACTAGAATAAAAGAAAGCTCTTCAAGGATTTCTTGCTAATCTTGAAACCTTACCTCGCTGCATTGTTGATAGCTCGTCTTAGCATGGACGATATCAGGTGAGTCGGCCACTGAGGTGAACTTCAGACGGTCAGGCAGCTGACGATATTTCTTCTGCATGAAGGACCAAATACACTTTAACAGTAGGAAATACAGGTGCCTGAGACTTCTGTTAAAATCAGTCATATAGTAAGTGAGAACACCACACTGATTTTAAACTGAGATGATTGTATTTCTTAAATGTGATGAGTATTTTCTGGTCagaaaataaagtgcattaAACTTACAGCTCAACTGTTTAATACCATTTTCCACATATACTCACATCACTTATAAGCTGTCCAGCCTTCTTGGCTGACTCCAGCTGAGGGGCACCCACTCCATCCCACGCCACACCCTTCATAAAACTGAGGTCCGACTTGTAAAGTTTCTGGAAAAAAAGCAATGACATTTGTAAATAGTTTGCCCCATTAGCGTCGTCTCTCATCATTTGTCTGCATCGTGTCCTCTCACCTCACTCTGTAGGTCATAAGCCTTCTTGGCCCACTTGACCTTCATGTCATCAGGAAGGACTGTGTACTcatgcagcttcttcctgtaGTCTTGATCGCTGGCCAGGGCCTGGGCGTTCTTTGCCGTCACCAGATGAATCATGTCTGGGGTGAGGTGGTACTGACCGCTGGCTGTCAGTGCATCTTTGCGGTATTCCTGGTCGCTGGCCAACCGGCCCGCCTGTAGGCACTGCAGGAGGCGTGGGTCGTCCAAAACACTTTTGACACCAATGTGTTTACCTTTTTCCAGCAGATGGTTGTGTTTGTACTGGtactgcagagaggaagaagttATAGCTGGAGTTAATTTCAGTTTTAGACTAATATACACCATACATGCAAGCGCAGCCAGTTTATTGTATTGGTATATTCAGTTGGCAGTTGCACACACCATCTCTTATGAtggatattttaaatgaatcttgttttatgttttgtgtctTACATCACTGGCAATGCCAGTGGAGCTCTTGGCAGCCTGGAAGGGGATGTCCTGCATAGTGAGTTTGTAGCCCTGAGCCCTCAGGGTGTGCCAGGACTCTCTGTACTTGATCTGTAAGAGAAGAAGATcattatatttaaaatgcacacacacacacaatgatgaaaaacaatTCAGACGTATAGAGACCCAAAAATACCTCACTAAAGTTGGCAGCATTGATCTTTGCTTGTGTAATTTCTGGTCTCTCGGTTGTTATAGTGTAGTTGTGTTGGTCATTTACCCCTTTCTCTTTGTATAAACGCTGGGAGAGAGAGGTAGAACAAATtacgtcatcatcatcatcatcatcattattatcccAGAAACATTTAGGAGATCagatctataaaaaaaatacacatattaTCTCACCTCGTTTGTGATCTGGTTGCTGAGTTTGGCATGTACAATATCTGGAGAGTCAGCGACGGAGGTGTGTTTGAAGTTGTACGGCTGCTGGCGGTATTTTGTCTGTTACACAAAAGAAACTCCAAAGTTAGCTCCCTTTTTCTGAGGTCAGTCATCATTCGAAATCCAGAAAAACGATTATCAACATACTATTTACATGCTTGCATATAGCAGcatgtacacaaaaaaaaaaaaaactatgataaaagaggaacaaaaacaaaatatctcaCATCACTGATCAGTTCTGTGGCCCTCTTGGAGCCTTCAATCTGCAAAGCCCCAGTGGCGATCCAAGCTGCTCCGCGTAGGTAGTTCAGGTCAGAGCGATATACGTTCTGTGACAAACacataaaccaaaaataaatagttaaCAATACATAAGAATGATCTTTCAAAAATATCAGCAAGGTACTTTCTGTAATAAATTATTACGTAATATATTAAGTATAATATAGCTCTctgaaatacattaaaacaaatacacgAAATTCAAGATATTTCAGCGTAACTAACACCAGGGATCTTTGTTCTCTCTGATCTTTGATctctgttaaaatgaaaatcgAGATTATTGTAGCAGAAGCTTTGTCTGCAGCAGCGTACAGTCCCTCTCACCTCGCTCTGCAGGGCGTACGCCCTCTTAGCCGCCTGCAGCTTCATGTCATCGGGCAGCGAGGTGTACTGGTGCAGGGTGAGTCTATAGTCCTGATCGCTGACCAGAGACTGCGCCTTTTTAGCGTGGGCCACCTCCATCATGTCCATGGGCAGGTGGAACTTTGAAAGCTGCTTTGTTGAATCCTGCTTGTACTTAATCTGGAGAAAGACAACCAAATAAAAGAAAGTCTTagtcgtgtgtgtgtatatatatttttttttatatatatttatttttcttattagtTACGATTGGTCAAAAATGAACTTACATCACTCTGTAGTTTGCTGGCATGGACAGAGTGAGCAATGTTTAAGTCATCATGCAGGCCCTTGAGTCCGATCATCTTCCCTTTAGTCTTCTCAAACTcctctttgtatttttgctgAAATTGAAAGGGACAGGTGATGTTGCAGAGGCAACTTTTTAAAATCTACGCGTAAAATTGTCTGATATCGTTTTAATGTCCTCTGCTGGACCAACACATCAACACTGAAGAGTTATCCCAGATTTATTCATTGAAATCATACATTGCTGAGGATCTCTGAAGATGCTTTGGCAGACTGGAAAGGTATGGCATCCAGACGCAGCTTGTAACCACCATCTCGTATCTTAGTCCAGGACTCTTTGTAATGGCTCTGAAAATGCATCACAGCAGGTGGAGAAActcagtttgtctgtttttaataaattttttttttatgtgactccTTGAAcgtgtgttttgtttgtacCTCACTGAGGTTCATTGCATTGAGCTTGGCCTGCACCATCTCCGGCAACTCTCCAGTAAGTGTGTAGTTATGCTTCTCGTTTTCACCCTTCTCCCTGTACAACCTCTGTGAGGGACACAGCACAACATGAAGGATCCTTCACTTCACCACAGATAACTGACCAAACTCAGGTGCTTGCCCttcatatatacagtatttatcaCGTTCAGAAGAAAGAGGTACGTTTGGGAAAGTCAGTTGGCATCAGATTTACAGCATCATTTCAACCAGATAGAAGACAACGGGCGCAAATAGCAGCTAAACTTACATCAATGGCCAGTTTGTTGCTGAGTTTAGCTTGAATCATCTCTGGAGTGTTTTCAACGCTGGTAAACTTAAGAGAACTCACATCCTGCCGGTACTTTTTctatttaggaaaaaaaaaaaaacaaaacagaacatcgaaacacaacacaaaatatcaGTGATGAGTATCAAGAGAAACTAGGTAGATATGCAGTTGAAGAACATAAAAAGGCACAACAGTCCAACAAAAACTCCtaatacaaatataaacaataaaattaagcaaaaaaaaaaatgcgtaTGCTTGACTAGGCACAAGAAGCCTAGAAGCCTGTTTGGGGGGGGCACAGGGCTCTTTTCTATTTGTGTTCAGTCATTTCAAGGTCTAATGTTGGCAACCATGACTGGAATGACCCTTAAATAAAGAcccttataaaaaaaaaaaagagtatagGGTTGCTGGTCTGTCACAGATATGTTACAGAAATATCTTTATATGCTATTTGCAGACCTTTAACATAATACATGTCCTGAACCATTAGTAATTTCTGATTTCAAAGAGATTTGAGATGGAGGTTTCTGCTCTAAACTAATCTAAATCTAATTATTTTAGCTAATAGTTAGACGTATTAATCGTAATAGCTCTAGTAACTATAACCAGCCTGCTCTCCTGTTGTAACTGGAGTTGGAACTGGTGTCAATGTACTTAACCCAGTTTTGACAGAGCAGGAATGATCCTGAGGTTGCagctctttaaatacattttgagcTTAGGTGTAAACCTAGAAATGTGCCTTCCAGTCATATGTTACACAATCACGTTATCATTTTCTCATGCTCTCTCTCCTAACTTACCCTCACAGCTCTCTTagttattaataataataatcatactTCGCATTATAATTGGTTTAAATAAAACTTTGCTCTCACCGTAATTACCACAAAAGAGGGATATGTTAATGAAGGTTGTGGACTGGAGAATGTCTTTGCTCTTCTGTGGATTACCATTAACAGGATACTGTACGTGGTGACATTTATCTTTAATAAAGCTTGACTTCAGAGGTTACCTCACTGATGAGTTCTCCGGCTTTCTTCGCCTGCTGGACGTCCAGAGATTTTGAGGCCTCCCAGCCGACGCCCTTCATCCAGTTCAGGTCTGACCTGTACTGTTTCTgaagacacacattcacacagctgTTTCAATCTCAAAACCTACAGTCTCGTAGTCAGCAAGGCACTTGCTCAAGTCGGATGATATGGCTTACATCGCTCTGTAGTCCATAGGCCTTCTTAGCCCAGGCAACATTCATGTCAGACGGTAGCGTGGTGTACTCATGGAGGAAAGTTCTGTATTTGGTCTCGGTGGCCAGGTCCTGAGCCTTCTTGGCATGGCTGATGTTCATCATATCCAGAGAAACACTGCAGAACAGAGATTGATTTCCAGTGAATGGAGAGGTTTTGTTCCAAAATTAGATTAGAGGGAAGCTCTGTTGATAATAAACTGAATCAGAGCTTTTTGATTACTGGGGTCAGTCCCACTGATAAAAGCATTTTGTCTTTACTTGGACTTGGATCTTTACTTATCTTAACTTTATTACCCTGGGGTGTCCAGTGTGAACGCATCCCTGATCAAAAGAATCTGAGAGACAAAAGGCTGTTTCTGAGTCACCTGTATTTAGTCTTTGTGTCCTCATAGTTCTTCTTGTAGTAGCGGTCGCTCTGTAGTTTGGTGGCCAGGGCTGAGTGAGCCATCTGAGAGTCGTCACTGACCGACTTAATGCCGATCACcttgcctttgtttttctcatacTTCTCCTTATATTTGACCTTCAGGCAGATAATATATAAATtacttttggggttttttctttccaattaTGATTGttgattattataattatttgtaAAAGAGCAAATATTCTAGTTTGAAAGTGGAATATCAAATACATTAttgcatttcttttccttcagaCTAATCCATTACAATAACTCACATCACTGGCTAGATCCCTCTTAGCTTTGGCAGTGAGTATCGAGAGAGAGTCCAAACGCAGCTCAAAGCCCTtttccctctgcttctcccagtTGCTCTTGTACAATTtctagaaaaaaataattaatatcaGTCACCCGACATCTACAAtatggaaagagagaggaaagataAAAATTCCAAAAGTAACTATTTTAAATGTCGTATACTTCAAATAATTATGAAGAAATTTCATATACAAcaatatgacaaagaaaaaattggTGATACGAATTAAGAATGATCTGCTATAAGTTTTAAGATTTCTGTCTTTTGAACTCTTAGAGCATACCAGCTTGGTGAACCAGTAGCCAGGTCACAGAATCTGAAACGTATGACACTATTTGCGCATTATAGCATGCAAAACTCCTCCTCAGTATAAATTGTTGACCTTGTGTAATCAAAGTGAAGGGGCATGACTTCAAAATCAAAGCTGCTATTGTGCTGTATGTTTGTTATATTACCAATTTCTGCAGTAAATCAAAGAGAGCATCGCAGTAATTAAATGACACTAATCAATCTGGCTCCATCCCGAGTACACAAATTCAATCTAACTTTCACAACAGTAAGTAAATTGTGATGTTCAATAGTACTGCAAGACTATATTTGCTGTGAATGAAACATATTTCAGGTTTGTAAGTGTTTTAACAGAAGTTCATTTTATTCTAATTGTGAAAAATATGATACATTATGAAGCTCctgtatatattattatatgtaGCACACATCGAAGTGACGTTCACTGAACTTACCCCACTAAGAAGCTCAGCATTAGCCTTGGCTTGTCTGAAAAGAGGCTCGTCCTTTGTCATGGTGTACTGGTGTATAATCTgttctgtgtttgctttgtacGCCAACTAAAAGTCAGAAGCAGACAGGTATATGTTGTGATAGTTCATGGCAATTATTCTTACAGGATTAGAGCTAAGAAATTAAGACCTTacatcgctctgcagctccTGGCTCTTCTTGGCATGTTTGATGGAAAGATCATCAGCGACCTGGGTGAACTTGATGCTGTCTGCCTTCTGACGATATTTGTTCTGAAAGGGGGCAAGTTATTGCAGCGCAGTAGATAAACAGTGGGGCTAATAAAAGCAAGTAAAATATGCACACAAATAATAATTGTACTGACATCACTGAGCAGCTGCCCAGCCTTCTTGGCTTGGGTTATGTTCAGACATCCTTCAGCCTCCCAGCCCACTCCCTTCATCCAGTTCAGGTCTGAACGATACTGGTTCTGTGAAGGgaaggacaaaatgttcatcATCTACTTTATATAGTTTACTTACATAGCATTAATTAAGTATATAAATAGATCACTAGGCTTCATCCTTTCATCCTGTGTCCTACCTCACTTTGAAGGGAATAAGCCTTTTTGGCCTGTTGGACCTTCATGTCATCCGCCATGTAAGTGTAGTCGTGAAGTTTTGTGCGATATTCCAGGTCACTGGCGAGAGCTTGAGCCTTTTTGGCATGGCTCAGGTTGATCATGTCCATGGGGAGGGTGTACTGGGCCTGGCTCTCCTTAGAGCCCTTCTTGTACTCAATCTGAAGTGGTTACAATGAATATAACTACATAAAAAGTAGCATCCCAATGTGTTGTTTGAGTCAGACAGCTGGTGTAACTGGTGTAAGTGttacagtgaaagaaaacatgtattttaGTTCCAGAAATCATCGTTTAAAGTCACTTACATCACTGCTCATTTTTGCCACTTGAAGAGAGTGCAGAGTCTTGGAGTCGCTCATGTTGACCCCCACTGCTTTTTCCTTGTTCTTCATGTAGGTTTCTTTGTATTTAATCTGAAACACATGCCcatctgatttaattttcatttggCAGTCATTACATGTCTTGCACAGCAATTAGCTCTGTTCCCCTCAGATGGCATCTAACTGgagaagagtgtgtgtttgcttacATCACTGGCAAGGTCTCGGGAAGCTCTGGCTGTTTTGATGCTCAGGTCGTCTATGCCAATGTCACAGGCTTTAGACTTGGATTTTTCCCACTCTTCCTTATATTTAATCTGTTGGAACAAATATGGATCCGTCAAACCATGACTTATAGAATAAGAAGGGATTTCTTGTGAAATAGCTGcaatgtgtgtttgaaaattTGAAGTGTGAGCACAGTGGGCTTGTGCATGCCTTTGTCAGAAAGTGCCTGTGTGGTAACTTACATCACTGCTCAAAGCAGCATTGGCTTTGGCATTTTTGATTTGGGGCAGGTCCTGGGAAAGGGTGTACTGGTGCTTTGTCTTTTCATAGCCTGCTTTATAATTCAGCTAAAGGGCACATGAATGACATATTCGAACATCGGGGTCAGTTCAGTTATTGAAAGAATAGTGTGGAACTGAGAAGATTTGTTTGAAAAAGCACTAATTAATCACTGTTGGAAAATGCTGTTGTTATGCTGTTTACTCACATTGCTGACCAACTGAGCATTTTTCTTTGCTAGAATAATTTCAGGCGTGTCTGTCACTGGGCTGTACTTGACCTGGTCAATATGCTGCCTGTAGTTCTTCTGCAGTCACACAGGAAATATTGTCATCAAAGACCAATCCATAACAAAAGAAATCTGTCTAtctgagaaaaacaaccaacctACATATTCCACTGTTAGAATAACATTTAAGGTTTTGATACTAAGGATAATTTGAGATAACTCACATCTTTGAGTGGGTCCAGTTTCCTTTGGCTTTTGTATCCTGGTGTTAGGGTGGCTGGGTAGTTGTATTCACCCTGCTCTTGTTCACAGCCTTGTTTGTAGGCAATCTGAAATGTGCAATAGGACGGTCTCAGCAACATTGCTCATCATTATGTGTTTTAATGATCAAATCATCACTTTGCCTAACAGGGACCATCAGccattttaatatgaaattacTCAATTTGTAGGCcttaaaatgacacatttttcatattatgacaatttaataaaaaacgTCTTACGTCACTGGCAAGCTTCCTGGCTTTCATGGCATGCATGGTCTTCTTATCAATTCCAGAGTCTTCATAATGGCCTTTCATATTGCTGGTGTACTTCTCTTTGTACTTGTTCTTTTAAAGAAAGATTCGGTAAAAATGTGCACGCAAAAATCGAACTCTTGGTAATATTGGTAATGAGcttcactaaaaaaaaaatactgtgggATGACCTATGTTGATTAATATGGTGTTTTcttgttaaaagaaaatatgtataGTATGTCATACATACATCACTGGTGAACTTGGCAACTTTAGCAGCATTTTGAAACTGTGGTGTCTCACAGAAGTTGATGCTGTGACCTTTGGTGTTTTCCAAGTCTTTCTTATACTCCACCTGTGAGAGGACGTGTAAAATTAAAGCAGTGGGTTCTTTACATGGCAGCGCTGgccttgttttgttgttgaaaagtCAGAGCGCTGAAGTGCCAGCTATTCCATTTCATGTTACAGTATGTGctatatttatatacagtaaagGGCCTGCAACTAATCAGTCACCGCCACTGATAATCCATCATAACTGAAGAGACATCGAGACAAACAAGAGTTTAACAATGACAGCATGGCGATACTTAGTTTATTCTGTGTCCCTTTCTCTCTGAAATACCACATTCAAGAGCAATAACTAAATTGTTCTCATCAAATCAAAAACTGTTAAGGCTGAATAACGTTTCATTTTGGTTAATAGACCTTTAATACGTTTGTTCTAATCCCCAGGCTCAAAATAGTTACTGAAGAGTGAAACACTGTTGTGTTCATGTATGAGGTAACATTAGTCTGGCTGGACATCCTGTGGCCTTGGAGGTAAGCTGTAACCCCACCGGTTAGCAATTCAAGTGATGCTAAAAATGTAGGTTGAGTGGTTTCATGTCAGCTGGACTGTGACACAGTATGACTAATATATCCAGCTATtgaactcacacagacacacacagattgggCTGCAGGGTTTGTTTCTGGGAATGCTTTGTAATAACCTTTAATAGTGATTTTATAGTATTTAATGCATCTTGGAGAAAAGCTAAGGGCAAATGTACTGAATGATGATCTGAACTTTGCCTCAAGAATCCGACAATCACTGACAAACTCACCTCACTGACAAGCTTGTTGATTTTTCGGGCATTCTTCAGAGCCAGATTGTCCTCAGATGTCAGACTGTGGTAGTGTGAGGTACCCTTCATCTTGTTTAAGTCCTTTCTGTATTTTAGCTGCAAAAGGGTGAACAATAACTTGTACAGATGAAGAGCAGATGAAGTGTTTTGTTACTGCTGGATCAGGAGATTAGCATGTGTACACAGTCTAATTCAGTCAGGGTGAAGAGTATAAAGAATGACGACTTATGGAGGCCTTGTCATTGTAATCCATCATCTATCCTGCTGAGTGACTGCAAGGTCAGATGATGGATGAAGATGAACCTCTTGCACTGTAGTCTGTAATGTTTTCAGAGCATGTGCAAACTGTTCATATGTGTGCACAAATGACCTGGGCTCCATTTTTAGCAACACAATTCGCAACAGTCCGGACACATCAACCTTTGAACTTCTAGATGTTTGACTCAACAATTTGTGACTTTTTGTTGAAGATAAATGTGTATACATGAACGTCTGTTGGCAAAGCTGATACTCACGTCACTCGCATTTTCCTGGGCCTTTTTTGCCAAGTAATAACTAGGAGTGATCATGGCGGGGAAGCTTCCTTTGCCTCGTTGCTGCTCATACTCCTCAGTATATgcaatctgaaaacaaaaagtgtcaTTCATAATAGCAACATCCTGAAGTCTGAATCCCAGAAAGccttaaaaatataaatgtgtccAGTTAACCTAGTGCTCTAAGGTACAACCTCgtagacaaaagaaaaaatgacaataaagagtTTTAAACAGCATATGATTTTGTAAGTGTAACTTGCTTACCTGGCTGAAGTTCTCTGCATTATCTCTGGCATGAGCTGCTTCGGCTGATCCAGCCTCAGTACTGGCTTTACCCTTTATCTCCTGTTCATAGGTCTGACGGTACTTTATCTGGTCAGAtatgaaaacattgaaaacatCGTCTTAAAACCAAAGATCCAGGATCTATAGTAGTGTTTAAATAcatgtgtattttctttttttccttacaTCACTGGCCTGCTCACTGGCCTTCTTTGACATTTGGTATCCAGGTGTAAGATGTGCAGGGAAACTTCCTTTGCCTCTCTGCAGCTCATACTCTTCTGTGTATGCATACTGGGCCAAGGAAAAGAGATgataacaggaaaacattttatctGGTCTGATGTGTAATACAgtcaaatgtaatgaaattatTGTGAAGGGGTTTGAAAAAGACTTACATCGCTAACAATTTGTCCTTGTTTCTTGGCAAGAAGTACCTCTGGGGGGTCAACGAATGTTGTGTACTTAGAGACTCTCTCTTCGTGTCCTTTTTTATActccagctgcagaaaaacacaactgagaTTTGAATGTGGCTCACTGGATTCAATTCACAGTCCCACCAACCACTGAAAGGAGACATACTCATACTTAAAGCAAACAGTTAATGTAAATTACATTTATCaactttgtttgtctttttgacagtaaaaaagaCTTACACTGCTGGCCAAAGTGTTGGCTTTCTTAGCAGCCTGATAACCTGGTGTGATCATAGCGGGGAAGCTGCCTTTTCCTTTTGACTGCTCATACTCCTCTGTGTACTTCACCTGTCACAAAACAAATTTGGTCAAGACATTTGACCAGTTCTgagattttagttttattccTAAAGAAATGCATTTGTGTAATCATTCCCAAAGATAtatttgctggaaaaaaaaaaaattgctataACATTAAGTGTGAAAGAAATAAACTATACTCACATCACTGATGGCCTTCTGTGCCTGAGACATTGTCACAACCTCCTGGCTGGTCACTGTGCCTGAATACcatgtctgctgctgtgagaaCTCAGACTGGGAGTTAAAGGCCTGTTTGGATATTGAAGACAATAGTAATCATTTCCACACATTCACGATGAGTTGTCAGGTTTTGTTAAATCAGCTACCAAGTCTGTCTAATTCTTCTCTTGTTTGTTTAGTCTCTATTGAGCGATGGCAACAAGAGCAAATATGATGTTAAGTTGTCGTTATTACCAAttagaggagagaggagatgaggcTTTATGCATTCAAATCTATTAGGCAGTTTACAAagactttttatttcattgctgCCCTACACTATTACTAAAGTCATACTCCTTATAAcactgccaaaataaaaaacattttaattttgttaatttgttgcAGTATCTGAGATCAAGGTATCAAAGATCAAGGGACAAAGTAGAAGTGAAGGGGTGGGGATATTTGCTTTGACGATTCaacacaacccaaaaaaaaaaaggaggagagatgaattagtttttaatatttaggTAAAGATTAAGATTAGACGGAGACTGAGATAAAGGCCAGTTGCTCTGTTGGGAGCTCACCTGGCTGGCCATCTGATTGGCTAGGAGAGCCTTCTGCAGTTCCATGGACCTCATGTCACAGTGGAAAGTGGACATAAAGCGCTCGCCATCTTCGCGATACTTCAGCTACAAGTGCACATAGACGACAAGCATTAAGCCAAGGCCAGCAGATATTAGCAGATGCGCACAGGAGACGTGTTTCGGATaatattaaagtaaataaaaatattaacagcCCTGACTGTTCCATATTAGGCTGAATTCAGAGCCACAGTATTACAcatcattttattcttttgaagTCAGGTCAAAATCAGACAACCTGCAACTTCAATGCTTAATGATGAAAGGATAATATTAGCATGTTATTAATAACCAAACTGCTCCAATCAAGATGATGCTTGACCTTCCAGGAAGGATCCA
Above is a genomic segment from Echeneis naucrates chromosome 19, fEcheNa1.1, whole genome shotgun sequence containing:
- the nrap gene encoding nebulin-related-anchoring protein isoform X1 translates to MVSSFLGRGQAFTMQSCARCGFVVYPAEKINCIDQNWHKACFHCDVCKMVLTANNFVSHKKRPYCSVHNPRNNTFTSVYETPININAKKQTKASSELKYREDGERFMSTFHCDMRSMELQKALLANQMASQAFNSQSEFSQQQTWYSGTVTSQEVVTMSQAQKAISDVKYTEEYEQSKGKGSFPAMITPGYQAAKKANTLASSLEYKKGHEERVSKYTTFVDPPEVLLAKKQGQIVSDYAYTEEYELQRGKGSFPAHLTPGYQMSKKASEQASDIKYRQTYEQEIKGKASTEAGSAEAAHARDNAENFSQIAYTEEYEQQRGKGSFPAMITPSYYLAKKAQENASDLKYRKDLNKMKGTSHYHSLTSEDNLALKNARKINKLVSEVEYKKDLENTKGHSINFCETPQFQNAAKVAKFTSDNKYKEKYTSNMKGHYEDSGIDKKTMHAMKARKLASDIAYKQGCEQEQGEYNYPATLTPGYKSQRKLDPLKDKNYRQHIDQVKYSPVTDTPEIILAKKNAQLVSNLNYKAGYEKTKHQYTLSQDLPQIKNAKANAALSSDIKYKEEWEKSKSKACDIGIDDLSIKTARASRDLASDIKYKETYMKNKEKAVGVNMSDSKTLHSLQVAKMSSDIEYKKGSKESQAQYTLPMDMINLSHAKKAQALASDLEYRTKLHDYTYMADDMKVQQAKKAYSLQSENQYRSDLNWMKGVGWEAEGCLNITQAKKAGQLLSDNKYRQKADSIKFTQVADDLSIKHAKKSQELQSDLAYKANTEQIIHQYTMTKDEPLFRQAKANAELLSGKLYKSNWEKQREKGFELRLDSLSILTAKAKRDLASDVKYKEKYEKNKGKVIGIKSVSDDSQMAHSALATKLQSDRYYKKNYEDTKTKYSVSLDMMNISHAKKAQDLATETKYRTFLHEYTTLPSDMNVAWAKKAYGLQSDKQYRSDLNWMKGVGWEASKSLDVQQAKKAGELISEKKYRQDVSSLKFTSVENTPEMIQAKLSNKLAIDRLYREKGENEKHNYTLTGELPEMVQAKLNAMNLSESHYKESWTKIRDGGYKLRLDAIPFQSAKASSEILSNQKYKEEFEKTKGKMIGLKGLHDDLNIAHSVHASKLQSDIKYKQDSTKQLSKFHLPMDMMEVAHAKKAQSLVSDQDYRLTLHQYTSLPDDMKLQAAKRAYALQSENVYRSDLNYLRGAAWIATGALQIEGSKRATELISDTKYRQQPYNFKHTSVADSPDIVHAKLSNQITNERLYKEKGVNDQHNYTITTERPEITQAKINAANFSEIKYRESWHTLRAQGYKLTMQDIPFQAAKSSTGIASDYQYKHNHLLEKGKHIGVKSVLDDPRLLQCLQAGRLASDQEYRKDALTASGQYHLTPDMIHLVTAKNAQALASDQDYRKKLHEYTVLPDDMKVKWAKKAYDLQSEKLYKSDLSFMKGVAWDGVGAPQLESAKKAGQLISDKKYRQLPDRLKFTSVADSPDIVHAKTSYQQCSERLYKSGKNDDMHKYTLHHDDPDFVRAKMNALQISDKVYKASGEQVKTSGYDLRLDAIPFQTAKASREIASDLRYKDSHLKEKGHQVGLRCVEDDPKMVHSLAATKLQSNLEYKRQSKEERCQYKIHADQPEFLQAKKSQAQASDLSYRHKLHDYTCDPEQLNVKHAKQAYKLQSDVKYKSDLNWIRGVGWTPPGSHKAELARRAAELGLAEGVSTDEAIAKYQQMMMLYRQQQMEQQLQQQQTSEQVETTNEIQQDVNMDAMEVLHVKRKKTIQTVQKKSTTTTSSFRSMEKKSSTNSSSSSAALQNTVRTSMSNKAAAIEEA